A window of the Pseudomonas furukawaii genome harbors these coding sequences:
- the urtA gene encoding urea ABC transporter substrate-binding protein: MQRRSLIKAFTLSASIAAMGMSWTLQAAETIKVGILHSLSGTMAISETSLKDMALMTIDEINAKGGVNGKQLEPVVVDPASNWPLFAEKARQLLTQDKVDVVFGCWTSVSRKSVLPVFEELNGLLFYPVQYEGEELSPNVFYTGAAPNQQAIPAVEYLMSEDGGSAKRFFLLGTDYVYPRTTNKILRSFLHSKGVADKDIEEVYTPFGHSDYQTIVANIKKFSAGGKTAVISTVNGDSNVPFYKELANQGLEATDVPVVAFSVGEEELRGIDTKPLVGHLAAWNYFESVDNPVNGKFVEQWKAYAKAKNLPNYQTAVTNDPMEATYVGIHMWAQAVEKAGTTDVDKVREALAGQTFAAPSGYTLTMDKTNHHLHKPVMIGEIQEDGQFSVVWQTEGPLRAQPWSPFIPGNDKKPDYAVKTN, translated from the coding sequence ATGCAACGTCGCAGCCTGATCAAGGCCTTCACCCTTTCCGCATCCATTGCCGCCATGGGCATGTCCTGGACCCTCCAGGCGGCCGAGACCATCAAGGTCGGCATCCTGCATTCGCTGTCCGGCACCATGGCCATCTCCGAGACCTCCCTCAAGGACATGGCCCTGATGACCATCGACGAGATCAACGCCAAGGGCGGGGTCAACGGCAAGCAACTCGAACCCGTGGTGGTGGACCCGGCCTCCAACTGGCCGCTGTTCGCCGAGAAGGCCCGCCAGTTGCTGACCCAGGACAAGGTCGATGTGGTCTTCGGCTGCTGGACCTCGGTGTCCCGCAAGTCCGTGCTGCCGGTGTTCGAGGAGCTCAACGGCCTGCTCTTCTACCCGGTGCAGTACGAGGGCGAGGAGCTTTCCCCCAACGTCTTCTACACCGGCGCCGCGCCGAACCAGCAGGCCATCCCGGCGGTGGAATACCTGATGAGCGAGGACGGCGGCAGCGCCAAGCGCTTCTTCCTGCTGGGCACCGACTACGTCTACCCGCGCACCACCAACAAGATCCTGCGCAGCTTCCTGCACAGCAAGGGCGTCGCCGACAAGGACATCGAGGAGGTCTACACCCCCTTCGGCCACAGCGACTACCAGACCATAGTCGCCAACATCAAGAAGTTCTCCGCCGGCGGCAAGACCGCGGTGATCTCCACCGTCAACGGCGACTCCAACGTGCCCTTCTACAAGGAACTGGCCAACCAGGGCCTGGAAGCCACCGACGTGCCGGTGGTGGCCTTCTCCGTGGGCGAGGAAGAACTGCGCGGCATCGACACCAAGCCGCTGGTGGGCCACCTGGCCGCCTGGAACTACTTCGAGTCGGTGGATAACCCGGTCAACGGCAAGTTCGTCGAGCAGTGGAAGGCCTACGCCAAGGCCAAGAACCTGCCCAACTACCAGACCGCCGTGACCAACGACCCCATGGAAGCCACCTACGTCGGCATCCACATGTGGGCCCAGGCCGTCGAGAAGGCCGGCACCACCGACGTCGACAAGGTGCGCGAGGCCCTGGCCGGCCAGACCTTCGCCGCGCCGTCGGGCTACACCCTGACCATGGACAAGACCAACCACCACCTGCACAAGCCGGTGATGATCGGCGAGATCCAGGAAGACGGTCAGTTCTCGGTGGTCTGGCAGACCGAAGGCCCCCTGCGCGCCCAGCCCTGGAGCCCCTTCATCCCCGGCAACGACAAGAAGCCGGACTACGCGGTGAAGACGAACTGA
- the urtB gene encoding urea ABC transporter permease subunit UrtB: MSTALYRILLALALLLPLAARAGDANDFAAANPAQQAKLLERWAAEPDAARQPLLDALQQGRFAIDAKQAFIERDGAFVAAEGDAAPIGTPKKLRLNNRLRGLLITAQAGHQLLAPDATLRLAGARQLQKSAKPAQLALLNARVVVEEDGAVRDALSLALANLQLVDPDPAVRLNAVRLLGETGDPLARTRLEALLDPAVETDTAVRTAAETSLAQVKRRLLLGELLGQAFSGLSLGSILLLAALGLAITFGLLGVINMAHGEMLMLGAYTTYVVQLAFQRLAPDLLALYPLVALPVAFCVTAAIGMALERTVIRHLYGRPLETLLATWGISLILIQLVRVVFGAQNVEVANPAWLSGGIQVLPNLVLPWNRIVIIGFALFVVALTWLLLNRTRLGLNVRAVTQNRNMAACCGVPTGRVDMLAFGLGSGIAGLGGVALSQVGNVGPDLGQGYIIDSFLVVVLGGVGQLAGSVMAAFGLGVANKILEPSIGAVLGKILILALIILFIQKRPQGLFALKGRVID, translated from the coding sequence ATGTCGACAGCCCTCTACCGAATCCTCCTCGCCCTGGCCCTGCTGCTGCCCCTGGCGGCCCGGGCCGGCGACGCCAACGACTTCGCCGCCGCCAACCCGGCGCAGCAGGCGAAGCTGCTGGAACGCTGGGCCGCCGAGCCCGACGCCGCGCGCCAGCCCCTGCTGGACGCCCTGCAGCAGGGCCGCTTCGCCATCGACGCGAAGCAGGCCTTCATCGAACGGGACGGCGCCTTCGTTGCCGCCGAAGGTGATGCCGCGCCCATCGGCACGCCGAAGAAGCTGCGCCTGAACAACCGCCTGCGCGGCCTGCTGATCACCGCCCAGGCCGGCCATCAGTTGCTCGCCCCTGACGCCACCCTGCGACTGGCGGGCGCGCGCCAGCTGCAGAAGAGCGCCAAGCCCGCACAACTGGCCCTGCTCAACGCCCGCGTGGTGGTCGAGGAAGACGGCGCCGTGCGCGATGCCCTGTCCCTGGCCCTGGCCAACCTGCAACTGGTCGACCCCGACCCGGCGGTGCGCCTGAACGCCGTGCGCCTGCTGGGGGAAACCGGCGACCCGCTGGCCCGCACCCGCCTCGAAGCCCTGCTGGACCCCGCAGTGGAAACCGATACCGCCGTGCGCACCGCCGCCGAGACCAGCCTGGCCCAGGTCAAGCGCCGGCTGCTGCTGGGCGAACTCCTCGGCCAGGCCTTCAGCGGCCTGTCCCTGGGCTCCATCCTGTTGCTGGCCGCCCTTGGCCTGGCCATCACCTTCGGCCTCCTCGGCGTGATCAACATGGCCCACGGCGAAATGCTCATGCTCGGCGCCTACACCACCTACGTGGTGCAGCTCGCCTTCCAGCGCCTGGCCCCCGACCTGCTCGCCCTCTACCCGCTGGTGGCCCTGCCGGTGGCCTTCTGCGTCACCGCCGCCATCGGCATGGCCCTGGAGCGCACGGTGATCCGCCACCTCTACGGCCGCCCGCTGGAAACCCTGCTGGCCACCTGGGGCATCAGCCTGATCCTGATCCAGCTGGTGCGGGTGGTGTTCGGCGCGCAGAACGTCGAGGTGGCCAACCCGGCCTGGCTGTCCGGCGGCATCCAGGTGCTGCCCAACCTGGTCCTGCCCTGGAACCGCATCGTCATCATCGGCTTCGCCCTGTTCGTGGTGGCCCTGACCTGGTTGCTGCTGAACCGCACGCGCCTGGGCCTCAACGTCCGCGCCGTCACCCAGAACCGCAACATGGCCGCCTGCTGCGGCGTGCCCACCGGCCGGGTGGACATGCTCGCCTTCGGCCTCGGCTCCGGCATCGCCGGGCTCGGCGGCGTGGCCCTGTCCCAGGTCGGCAACGTCGGCCCGGACCTGGGCCAGGGCTACATCATCGACTCCTTCCTGGTGGTGGTGCTCGGTGGCGTCGGCCAACTGGCCGGCAGCGTCATGGCCGCCTTCGGCCTGGGCGTGGCCAACAAGATCCTGGAACCTTCGATCGGCGCCGTGCTGGGCAAGATCCTCATCCTCGCGCTGATCATTCTCTTCATCCAGAAGCGGCCCCAGGGCCTCTTCGCCCTGAAAGGACGGGTGATCGACTGA
- the urtC gene encoding urea ABC transporter permease subunit UrtC produces MNQPLTLTAAQKAGPRVTLGVGALVLAVLIALPLLHLLPADSPFQVSAYTLTLVGKILCYAIVALALDLVWGYAGLLSLGHGLFFALGGYAMGMYLMRQSAGDGLPAFMSFLAWTELPWYWAGTQHFLWALGLVVLAPGLLALVFGFFAFRSRIKGVYFSIMTQALTFAGMLLFFRNETGFGGNNGFTDFKRILGFDITAPGTRALLFLATVALLVGSLLLGWRLARSKFGRVLTALRDAENRLMFCGYDPRGYKLFIWVLSAVLCGLAGALYVPQVGIINPSEMSPTNSIEAAVWVALGGRGSLIGPLLGAGLVNGMKSWFTVAFPEYWLFFLGALFILVTLYLPRGVIGLLKKEGK; encoded by the coding sequence ATGAACCAGCCACTGACCCTCACCGCCGCACAGAAGGCCGGCCCCAGAGTCACCCTGGGCGTCGGCGCGCTGGTGCTCGCCGTGCTCATCGCCCTGCCGCTGCTGCACCTGCTGCCGGCGGACAGCCCCTTCCAGGTCTCGGCCTACACCCTGACCCTGGTGGGCAAGATCCTCTGCTACGCCATCGTCGCCCTGGCCCTGGACCTGGTCTGGGGCTACGCCGGGCTGCTGTCCCTCGGCCACGGGCTGTTCTTCGCCCTCGGCGGCTACGCCATGGGCATGTACCTGATGCGCCAGAGCGCCGGCGACGGCCTGCCGGCCTTCATGAGCTTCCTCGCCTGGACCGAACTGCCCTGGTACTGGGCCGGCACCCAGCACTTCCTCTGGGCCCTGGGCCTGGTGGTGCTGGCCCCCGGCCTGCTGGCGCTGGTGTTCGGCTTCTTCGCCTTCCGCTCGCGGATCAAGGGCGTCTACTTCTCGATCATGACCCAGGCCCTGACCTTCGCCGGCATGCTGCTGTTCTTCCGCAACGAGACCGGCTTCGGCGGCAACAACGGTTTCACCGACTTCAAGCGCATCCTCGGCTTCGACATCACCGCCCCCGGCACCCGCGCCCTGCTCTTCCTCGCCACCGTCGCCCTGCTGGTGGGCAGCCTGCTGCTGGGCTGGCGCCTGGCCCGGAGCAAGTTCGGCCGGGTGCTCACCGCCCTGCGCGACGCCGAGAACCGCCTGATGTTCTGCGGCTACGACCCGCGCGGCTACAAGCTGTTCATCTGGGTGCTGTCGGCGGTGCTCTGCGGCCTGGCCGGCGCGCTCTACGTGCCCCAGGTGGGCATCATCAACCCCAGCGAGATGTCCCCCACCAACTCCATCGAGGCCGCCGTCTGGGTGGCCCTGGGCGGGCGCGGCTCGCTCATCGGTCCGCTGCTGGGCGCGGGCCTGGTGAACGGCATGAAGAGCTGGTTCACCGTGGCCTTCCCCGAGTACTGGCTGTTCTTCCTCGGCGCCCTGTTCATCCTCGTCACCCTCTACCTGCCCAGGGGCGTGATCGGCCTGCTGAAGAAGGAGGGCAAGTGA
- the urtD gene encoding urea ABC transporter ATP-binding protein UrtD, translating to MRATPDFMLEPILAPNRDAGSGRDALGVGRAAGQGLNTRHGTILTLEDISVSFDGFKALRELNLYIGVGELRCIIGPNGAGKTTLMDVITGKTRPDTGQAWFGETLDLTRMSEVEIAQAGIGRKFQKPTVFEALTVFENLELAQKTDKSVWASLRARLTGEQKDRIDEVLATIRLDGSRQRPAGLLSHGQKQFLEIGMLLVQDPQLLLLDEPVAGMTDAETEFTAELFKGLARQHSLMVVEHDMGFVGTIADHVTVLHQGHVLAEGSLAQVQANEQVIEVYLGR from the coding sequence ATGCGCGCCACCCCGGACTTCATGCTCGAACCCATCCTCGCCCCCAACCGCGACGCCGGCAGCGGCCGCGACGCACTCGGCGTCGGTCGCGCCGCCGGCCAGGGCCTGAACACCCGCCACGGCACCATCCTTACCCTGGAGGACATCAGCGTCAGCTTCGACGGCTTCAAGGCCCTGCGGGAGCTGAACCTCTACATCGGCGTCGGCGAACTGCGCTGCATCATCGGCCCCAACGGCGCCGGCAAGACCACCCTGATGGACGTCATCACCGGCAAGACCCGCCCCGACACCGGCCAGGCCTGGTTCGGCGAAACCCTCGACCTCACCCGCATGAGCGAAGTGGAGATCGCCCAGGCCGGCATCGGCCGAAAGTTCCAGAAGCCCACGGTGTTCGAGGCACTCACCGTGTTCGAGAACCTGGAGCTGGCGCAGAAGACCGACAAGTCGGTGTGGGCGAGCCTGCGCGCCCGCCTCACCGGCGAGCAGAAGGACCGCATCGACGAGGTGCTCGCCACCATCCGCCTGGACGGCTCGCGCCAGCGCCCCGCCGGCCTGCTCTCCCACGGCCAGAAGCAGTTCCTGGAGATCGGCATGCTGCTGGTGCAGGACCCGCAACTGCTGCTGCTCGACGAGCCGGTGGCGGGCATGACCGACGCCGAGACCGAGTTCACCGCCGAGCTGTTCAAGGGCCTCGCACGCCAGCACTCGCTGATGGTGGTGGAACACGACATGGGCTTCGTCGGCACCATCGCCGACCACGTCACAGTGCTGCACCAGGGCCACGTCCTGGCCGAAGGCTCCCTCGCCCAGGTCCAGGCCAACGAACAGGTGATCGAGGTCTACCTGGGCCGCTGA
- the urtE gene encoding urea ABC transporter ATP-binding subunit UrtE, whose translation MLKVDQLHQYYGGSHILRGLSFEARIGEVTCLLGRNGVGKTTLLKCLMGLVPAREGAVNWEGRAITGFKPHQRVHAGIAYVPQGREIFGRLSVEENLLMGLSRFPASQAKAVPESIYELFPVLREMKHRRGGDLSGGQQQQLAIGRALASQPRLLILDEPTEGIQPSVIKEIGAVIRKLAERGDMAILLVEQFYDFAAELADQYLVMSRGEIIQQGRGATMEADGVRGLVAI comes from the coding sequence ATGCTCAAAGTCGACCAGCTCCACCAGTACTACGGCGGCAGCCATATCCTCCGGGGCCTCTCCTTCGAGGCGCGGATCGGCGAGGTCACCTGCCTGCTCGGGCGCAACGGCGTGGGCAAGACCACCCTGCTGAAGTGCCTCATGGGCCTGGTCCCGGCCAGGGAAGGCGCGGTGAACTGGGAGGGCCGCGCCATCACCGGCTTCAAACCGCACCAGCGGGTCCACGCCGGCATCGCCTACGTGCCCCAGGGGCGCGAGATCTTCGGGCGGCTCAGCGTGGAAGAGAACCTGCTGATGGGCCTCTCCCGCTTTCCCGCCAGCCAGGCCAAGGCGGTGCCCGAATCCATCTACGAACTCTTCCCCGTGCTGCGGGAAATGAAGCACCGCCGGGGCGGCGACCTTTCCGGCGGCCAGCAGCAGCAACTGGCCATCGGCCGCGCCCTGGCCAGCCAGCCGCGCCTCTTGATCCTCGACGAGCCCACCGAAGGCATCCAGCCCTCGGTGATCAAGGAGATCGGCGCGGTGATCCGCAAACTGGCCGAGCGCGGCGACATGGCCATCCTGCTGGTGGAGCAGTTCTACGACTTCGCCGCCGAACTGGCCGACCAGTACCTGGTGATGAGCCGGGGCGAGATCATCCAGCAGGGACGCGGCGCCACCATGGAAGCCGACGGCGTGCGGGGACTGGTGGCCATCTGA
- a CDS encoding urease accessory protein UreD, which produces MNLPAALFTPSWPAELELAYARQGDRTIPVHRRHLGPLRVQKHLHAEGPEVCQHIIVHPPGGIAGGDRLDIRARAGEASWVQLTSPGAAKWYRASAPAHQAIHLDIRPGATLEWLPQETILYDGAQAELHTRIDLHGDARLFHWDIVALGRPAAGERFASGHFQARLDIRRDDALIWHERQRIIGGDGLLDSPIGLAGAPVFATLIATGEIDPELLERCRERSCQGRGDLTQLPGLVLARCLAPEALQARAWLIELWRLLRPALLGREAKPPRIWST; this is translated from the coding sequence ATGAACCTGCCTGCCGCCCTGTTCACGCCGAGCTGGCCCGCCGAATTGGAGCTGGCCTACGCTCGCCAGGGCGATCGCACCATTCCGGTGCATCGCCGCCACCTCGGCCCCCTGAGGGTGCAGAAGCACCTCCATGCCGAAGGCCCGGAGGTCTGCCAGCACATCATCGTCCACCCGCCCGGCGGCATCGCCGGTGGCGACCGGCTGGACATCCGCGCCCGCGCCGGCGAAGCCAGCTGGGTCCAGCTCACCAGCCCCGGCGCCGCCAAGTGGTACCGCGCCAGCGCCCCGGCGCATCAGGCCATTCACCTGGACATCCGGCCCGGCGCCACCCTGGAGTGGCTGCCCCAGGAGACCATCCTCTACGACGGCGCCCAGGCCGAACTGCACACCCGCATCGACCTGCACGGCGACGCCCGGCTGTTCCACTGGGACATAGTCGCCCTCGGCCGCCCCGCCGCCGGCGAGCGCTTCGCCAGTGGCCACTTCCAGGCGCGACTGGACATCCGCCGCGATGACGCGCTGATCTGGCACGAGCGCCAGCGCATCATCGGCGGCGACGGCCTGCTCGATTCGCCCATCGGACTGGCCGGCGCCCCGGTGTTCGCCACCCTGATCGCCACCGGCGAAATCGACCCCGAGCTGCTGGAGCGCTGCCGCGAGCGGTCCTGCCAGGGTCGCGGCGACCTCACCCAACTGCCCGGCCTGGTGCTGGCCCGCTGCCTGGCCCCCGAGGCCCTGCAGGCCCGCGCCTGGCTCATCGAACTCTGGCGCCTGTTGCGCCCTGCCTTGCTCGGCCGCGAGGCCAAGCCCCCGAGAATCTGGAGTACCTGA
- the ureA gene encoding urease subunit gamma has translation MDLSPREKDKLLIFTAGLVAERRLARGLKLNYPEAMAFISAALLEGARDGRTVAELMHFGTTLLTRDQVMEGVPEMIPEIQIEATFPDGTKLVTVHQPIA, from the coding sequence ATGGATTTGTCGCCCCGCGAGAAAGACAAGCTGCTGATCTTCACCGCCGGCCTGGTGGCCGAGCGCCGCCTGGCCCGTGGCCTGAAGCTCAACTACCCGGAAGCCATGGCGTTCATTTCCGCCGCCCTGCTGGAGGGTGCCCGCGACGGCCGGACCGTGGCCGAGCTGATGCATTTCGGCACCACCCTGCTGACCCGCGACCAGGTGATGGAAGGCGTGCCGGAGATGATCCCGGAGATCCAGATCGAAGCCACCTTCCCCGACGGCACCAAGTTAGTAACCGTCCACCAACCCATCGCCTGA
- a CDS encoding GNAT family N-acetyltransferase, with product MIIRDAGETDLPGILAIYNDAVEHTTAIWNETRVDLANRRDWLAERTAAGFPVLVALNDAGEVLGYASYGTWRSIEGFRHTVEHSVYVRGDQRGQGLGPALMQALIQRARAAGLHVMVAAIEAENAASIRLHQRLGFVTTGQMPQVGRKFGRWLDLTFMQLILE from the coding sequence ATGATCATTCGTGATGCAGGAGAGACCGACCTGCCCGGCATCCTCGCCATCTACAACGACGCCGTGGAACACACCACGGCGATCTGGAACGAAACCCGGGTGGATCTCGCCAACCGCCGCGACTGGCTGGCCGAGCGCACCGCCGCCGGCTTCCCGGTGCTGGTGGCGCTGAACGACGCCGGTGAGGTTCTCGGCTACGCCAGCTACGGCACCTGGCGCAGCATCGAAGGCTTCCGCCACACCGTCGAGCACTCGGTGTACGTGCGTGGCGACCAGCGCGGCCAGGGCCTGGGACCCGCCCTGATGCAGGCGCTGATCCAGCGCGCCCGCGCCGCCGGCCTGCACGTGATGGTGGCGGCCATCGAAGCGGAGAACGCCGCCTCCATCCGCCTGCACCAGCGCCTCGGCTTCGTCACCACCGGGCAGATGCCCCAGGTGGGGCGCAAGTTCGGCCGCTGGCTGGACCTGACCTTCATGCAACTGATCCTGGAGTGA
- a CDS encoding urease subunit beta codes for MIPGEYQIQDGEIELNAGRRTLTLSVANTGDRPIQVGSHYHFFETNDALAFDRAAARGMRLNIPAGTAVRFEPGQSREVELVDLAGARRVFGFAGRVMGDL; via the coding sequence ATGATTCCCGGCGAATACCAGATCCAGGACGGCGAGATCGAACTCAACGCCGGCCGCCGCACCCTGACCCTTTCCGTGGCCAACACCGGCGACCGGCCGATCCAGGTCGGCTCGCACTACCACTTCTTCGAGACCAACGACGCCCTGGCCTTCGACCGCGCCGCGGCCCGGGGCATGCGCCTGAACATTCCCGCCGGCACCGCCGTGCGCTTCGAGCCCGGCCAGAGCCGCGAGGTGGAGCTGGTGGACCTGGCCGGCGCCCGCCGCGTATTCGGCTTCGCCGGACGGGTGATGGGCGACCTCTGA
- the ureC gene encoding urease subunit alpha encodes MKISRQAYADMFGPTVGDKVRLADTDLWIEVEKDFTTYGEEVKFGGGKVIRDGMGQGQLLAAEVVDTLITNALIIDHWGIVKADVGLKDGRIAAIGKAGNPDIQPDVTIAIGASTEVIAGEGMILTAGGIDTHIHFICPQQIEEALMSGVTTMIGGGTGPATGTNATTCTSGPWHMARMLQAADAFPMNIGFTGKGNASLPEPLIEQVKAGAIGLKLHEDWGTTPAAIDNCLSVADQYDVQVAIHTDTLNESGFVETTLGAFKGRTIHTYHTEGAGGGHAPDIIKACGFSNVLPSSTNPTRPFTRNTIDEHLDMLMVCHHLDPSIAEDVAFAESRIRRETIAAEDILHDLGAFSMISSDSQAMGRVGEVITRTWQTADKMKKQRGPLPEDAPGNDNFRIKRYIAKYSINPAITHGISHEVGSVEVGKWADLVLWRPAFFGVKPSLILKGGAIAASLMGDANASIPTPQPVHYRPMFGSFAGSRHATSITFISQAAFDAGIPAQLGLQKKIGVVKGCRTVQKKDLIHNDYTPTIEVDPQNYQVKADGQLLWCEPADVLPMAQRYFLF; translated from the coding sequence ATGAAGATTTCCCGCCAAGCCTACGCCGACATGTTCGGCCCCACCGTCGGCGACAAGGTGCGCCTGGCCGACACCGACCTGTGGATCGAAGTCGAGAAGGACTTCACCACCTACGGCGAGGAAGTGAAATTCGGCGGCGGCAAGGTGATCCGCGACGGCATGGGCCAGGGCCAGCTGCTGGCGGCCGAAGTGGTCGACACCCTGATCACCAACGCGCTGATCATCGACCACTGGGGCATCGTCAAGGCCGATGTCGGCCTGAAGGACGGGCGCATCGCGGCGATCGGCAAGGCCGGCAACCCGGACATCCAGCCCGACGTCACCATCGCCATCGGCGCCAGCACCGAGGTGATCGCCGGCGAGGGCATGATCCTCACCGCCGGCGGCATCGACACCCACATCCACTTCATCTGCCCGCAGCAGATCGAAGAGGCGCTCATGAGCGGCGTCACCACCATGATCGGCGGCGGCACGGGACCGGCCACCGGCACCAACGCCACCACCTGCACCTCGGGCCCCTGGCACATGGCGCGCATGCTCCAGGCCGCCGACGCCTTCCCGATGAACATCGGCTTCACCGGCAAGGGCAACGCCTCGCTGCCCGAGCCCTTGATCGAGCAGGTGAAGGCCGGCGCCATCGGCCTGAAGCTGCATGAAGACTGGGGCACCACACCGGCGGCCATCGACAACTGCCTGAGCGTCGCCGACCAGTACGACGTGCAGGTGGCGATCCATACCGACACCCTCAACGAGTCGGGCTTCGTCGAGACCACCCTGGGCGCCTTCAAGGGCCGGACCATCCACACCTACCACACCGAAGGCGCGGGCGGCGGCCACGCCCCGGACATCATCAAGGCCTGCGGTTTCTCCAACGTGCTGCCCAGCTCCACCAACCCGACCCGGCCCTTCACCCGCAACACCATCGACGAACACCTGGACATGCTCATGGTCTGCCACCACCTGGACCCGAGCATCGCAGAGGACGTGGCCTTCGCCGAAAGCCGCATCCGCCGCGAGACCATCGCCGCCGAGGACATCCTCCACGACCTTGGCGCCTTCAGCATGATCAGCTCCGACAGCCAGGCCATGGGCCGCGTCGGCGAGGTCATCACCCGCACCTGGCAAACCGCCGACAAGATGAAGAAGCAGCGCGGCCCACTGCCCGAAGACGCCCCCGGCAACGACAACTTCCGGATCAAGCGCTACATCGCCAAGTACAGCATCAACCCGGCCATCACCCACGGCATCAGCCACGAAGTGGGCTCGGTGGAAGTGGGCAAGTGGGCCGACCTGGTGCTCTGGCGCCCGGCCTTTTTCGGCGTGAAGCCGAGCCTGATCCTCAAGGGCGGCGCCATCGCCGCCAGCCTGATGGGCGACGCCAACGCCTCCATCCCCACTCCGCAACCGGTGCACTACCGGCCGATGTTCGGAAGCTTTGCCGGCAGCCGCCATGCCACCAGCATCACCTTCATCAGCCAGGCCGCCTTCGACGCGGGCATCCCCGCCCAGTTGGGCCTGCAGAAGAAGATCGGCGTGGTGAAGGGCTGCCGCACCGTGCAGAAGAAGGACCTGATCCACAACGACTACACCCCGACCATCGAGGTCGACCCGCAGAACTACCAGGTGAAAGCCGACGGCCAGCTGCTCTGGTGCGAACCGGCGGACGTGCTGCCCATGGCCCAGCGCTATTTCCTGTTCTGA
- a CDS encoding addiction module protein — MPRYHSPLPDELLKLSPAERIQLAEDLWESVAAHPESMPPLTEDEGREIDRRLAEHQATPETAVDWTDVRKKLWARLE, encoded by the coding sequence ATGCCCCGCTACCATTCCCCCCTGCCCGACGAACTGCTCAAGCTCTCTCCGGCCGAACGTATCCAGTTGGCCGAAGACCTCTGGGAAAGCGTTGCCGCCCACCCCGAGAGCATGCCGCCGCTCACCGAGGATGAAGGCCGCGAAATCGACCGTCGCCTGGCCGAACATCAGGCAACCCCGGAGACCGCCGTCGACTGGACGGACGTGCGCAAGAAACTGTGGGCGAGGCTTGAGTGA